The segment CTCGTCTTTTACTGTATACCGGTAGAAACACCAATTAAAGAAGTTATAAACAATTGCAAAAAGAATAAACACGGCAAATAAATACTGGGAAGCAAGCCAAAGTTTGCTGTCTGTACCAAAATGAATAACGTAAAGAAAGAAAATGATTATAAAATTGGTTTTAATCAATGAAACGAAATCCAGCAGCATTTTTACCGGATGCAGCCTTGCTGTTCTTCCTTCCATTACTCCACTTCCTTAATCTTTGCATAATGAGCTATTTGGTTCCTTAGTTCTAGTGCTTCTTCTTCTGGGATAGCTGGAATTTGATGACTGCTTCCCATCGTACCGACAGAGATAGAATACAGCTTGTATTTTCTTAAAAGCGGCCCTTGCACAAGTTCAACCGACTGTACCTTTGTCATTGGGATGAGTTGATGCTGTTTTTTCCATATTCCTGATTTCAACTGGATGAATTCTTCGTCCACATCATAACGCCAATATTTCTGCTTTAACGACGGTTCAATAATAATTCCCCAGATTGCAGATAATACAGTTAAACCAATAAGGCCAAGAATAATCCAGCCAATCCAGTACGTCCACTCAAAATAATCATCTAAGTAATATAAAACACCAAGCACTACAAGTATCCCCACATTTATTATGGTCTCTGATATGCGCCAAACTTTCATTGCTTTTTCTGATATGCTTTTCTTCGGTTCCTCTATTTTAGAGTACATTCTAGCACCTCCTACTTATAATGTTAATACGATTTATCAGCGGATTAGTTCCTGTTTTTAATAGAAATATGCAGTTTTTGTAAAAAATAGGTCAATAGATTCTGTTCCACTAATATTGTTAACGTATGATAGATTATGAAAGCGTTTTTAATTTAAAAAACGAAAGGAGGTTCATACGGTACAATCTTACTTTGGAGCCGCTCCCCATACATAGTACAACGCCTCATAGAATTGGAGCTGTCCATTACAAGCACTATGGCTTCCATTTCAAAAAGAAGGAGTTATGTCGATGAGAAAAAGTAATTTGCGGCTTTTACTGACCGCCACTTTAGCTTTAGTACTTACTATTCCAAGCGCTGCATTTGCAGAAAAAACAAATCAAACAAACCTCGCCAGCGCAAAACCTGCAATTCCTGATTATCAAGACGTATCTGTCCATGATCCATCCATAGTAAAGGATGGTGATACTTACTATGTTTTCGGCTCACATATTGAAGCAGCGAAATCAGATGATTTAATCAACTGGGAAACCTTCACAAATGGTTATACAACTCCAAATAACAAGATATATGGTGACTTATCGAAAAACTTAGCAGGCTCTTTTAAATGGGCTGGAGAAGATGATTCTGACAGCAAGGGCGGTTTCGCAGTATGGGCTCCTGATGTTTTTTGGAATAAAAACTATGTCAATAAGGATGGCAGCAAAGGTGCCTACATGATTTATTATAGTGCATCATCCACTTATATACGATCTGCAATCGGCTATGCTGTATCACAAGACATTGATGGTCCCTATGAATATGTTGATACAATTGTCTATTCTGGTTTTACAAAAGAAAGTGCAAAAGACGCTAATAGCAATGTTGACAAAAAGTGGGTCAACACAAACATCCAAGGCTTAATTAATTCTGGAAACCTGAAAAGTGAAAATGACAACTGGTTTAATTCAGACGGCTCCTATAACAATAATCTTTATCCTAATGCTATTGATGCTAATGTGTTCACTGCTGCTGACGGCAAACTGTGGATGACATATGGCTCTTGGTCTGGCGGTATCTACCTGCTGGAGATAGATAAGAAAACCGGAAAACCAATCTATCCTGAGAAGGATGGCAAAACAAAGGACGGCAGAATGATTGACCGCTACTTCGGCACAAAAATTGCCGGCGGCTTTTACAAATCTGGAGAGGGCCCATATATAGTCTATGATAAAAATACGAAATATTATTATCTATATGTGACATATGGCTGGTTAGGTGCTGATGGCGGTTATAATATGAGGCTGTTTCGCTCCAAATCACCAGATGGCCCATATGTAGATGCAAGCGGCCAATCTGCGGTGCTACCTGGAAATGTAGACAATTCACCATATGGAAATAAGGTTATGGGAAATTTCCTGTTTGAACGGAGAATTGGAGATCCTGGTACTGGTATAGGAGTCGGCTACGTATCACCAGGACATAATTCTGCTTTCATTGATTCTGAAACAGGGCAGCATTTCTTAGTGTTCCATTCCCGCTTCCCTCAAGCAGGTGAAATGCACGAAGTGCGAGTTCATCAAATGTTCATGAACAGTGAAGGCTGGCCTCTTGCGGCACCATACCGCTATAGTGGGGAAAAGCTCGAAAAAGTAAATAAGCAAGCTTTGATTGGCCAATATCAGTTCATTAATCATGGAAAAACCTATTCAGGCGATATCACAGAATCTGTATATATCGAGCTGACTAAAAATGGAAAAATAATAGGAGATGTGACTGGTACTTGGAAAAAGACAAGTCATAATGAAGCGGAAATAAAAATCGATGACAATACCTACAACGGTGTGTTTGTCCGCCAATGGGATGAAGTATCCAAAAGCTATGTGATGGCATTTACAGCCATGTCAAACGAAGGAGTCACAATCTGGGGCAGTAAAATGGAAGATAAGACAGACAAGGAAATCGTACAGGATGTTAAAACTGACCTAAATCTTGGCGATACAGCTAACGTAGTTTCTAATATATCCTTACCGACAGAGGGAACCCGCCATACAACAATCACATGGAAAACCTCTGATTCAAATGTCATCTCAGCAACAGGTGCCATAACACGTCCCGAGGCTGGCGCTGCAAGTAAAGATGCTACGTTGACCGCAACCATTACAAAAGGCAAGTTCACAACAACTAAAAACTTTGTCATTACTGTTTTGCCATATAAGGAAAATGGTTTGGCTGCACAATACTCCTTTGAAGGAAATTTAAATGACAGCAATGCACAATTCGACAGCGGCATAATAACAGGAAATAGAATTGATAATACCGGTGGGACCATTTCCTATGCAGATGGAGTAAACGGCGGGAAAGCAGCAAAATTTGATGGTGCTTCAGGCATACGATTGCCAAACGGATTAATATCAAGCGACAGCTATAGTGTTTCCCTCTGGATTAAACCAGAACAGCTGACGCAATACACTACTACTTTCTTCGGTGCAAGAGACAGTAACAACTGGATAAGTCTCCTTCCATATGGTACAGGAAACGGTAGCACAGAAGTATGGTCAGGCAGCTCTACATGGTATGATGCATCAGTCGGCAGCCAAATAAAAACTGGTGAATGGACTCACCTAGCTTTTACAGTAGATAATGATGCTATTTCCGTGTACGTTAACGGAATAGAAAAGTATAAAGGCACAGGTTTCCCTAATATATTCACGACAGCAAATGCAAGCTTCAGTCTTGGTGTAAACTGGTGGGACTCACCATTTAAAGGTTTCATGGATGAATTAAAAATTTATGATGGTTCACTTACAGCGGAAGAAATAAGTAAGCTTGCCCAGGAAAATAAGTGAGTTTTAGAAGCCCCGTATGTAGGACATACGGGGCTTTTGATTAACATATAAGAACGAAAGAAAAAAAAGACCCTCAAGCAATAAGCTTGAGAGTCTTTTGAAAAGTAAAATTAACGTTTTGAGAACTGAGGTGCACGACGAGCGCCTTTAAGACCGTATTTTTTACGTTCTTTCATACGAGCGTCACGAGTTAACAATCCAGCACGCTTAAGTGTTGGACGGTACTCAGGATCTGCTTGAAGTAAAGCACGAGCGATACCGTGACGGATAGCTCCAGCTTGACCAGTGTATCCTCCACCGTTAACGTTTACTAGGATATTGTAGCTTCCAGTAGTTTCAGTAGCTACTAATGGTTGTTTTACAACTTCACGTAAAGCTGCAAAAGGAATGTAGTTTTCAATTTCACGACCATTGATGATGATTTGACCGTCGCCTGGTACTAAACGTACACGTGCAACGGAACTTTTACGACGACCAGTACCGATATATTGAACCTGTGCCATTTTTTTTACCTCCCTTATTAATTATCCGCGAAGTTCGTAAACTTCTGGTTGTTGTGCTTGGTGCGGATGCTCGCTACCAGCGTATACATGTAATTTTTTGAAGATTTGACGACCAAGAGAATTCTTTGGAAGCATGCCTTTGATAGCAAGCTCAAGCATTTTCTCAGGGTAGTTTGTACGCATTTCTAAAGCAGTTCTTTGCTTTAGTCCACCTGGATGCATAGTGTGACGGTAGTAAATTTTATCAGTCAATTTTTTACCAGTCAATTCGATTTTTGAAGCATTTAAAAGAATAACATGATCACCAGTATCCACATGTGGTGTGAAAGTTGGTTTATGTTTTCCACGTAGGATTGATGCTACTTCACTAGCAAGACGACCTAAAGTTTTGCCTTCAGCATCAATCACGTACCATTTACGGTCAACAGTGTTTGAATTAGCCATGAACGTTGTACGCATGAGTTTCCCTCCTGAATGTTTAAGTTTTTAATTTTTTTGTTGTTTTAATGATTTACGTCTATATGTTCACACAATTAAGTTTCCGGGGCTTAATGTGGGTTTATAATACATACCATATTATGATATATGCTAGAGTGCCATATGTCAAGAAAATGTTACACCAGGTTTAGTTGTTATGAAAATTTCTTTTCGGCTTGATATTTTCTACTTAATAGTAGACCTTCCATAAATACAATCCGTTTGCAGAAGCAGTCTTTCCTGCCGCTTTACGGTCTTTTTTCGTTAGAATTGCTTTAATGGATTCTGGCTTTCGTTTGCCTCTGCCTACGTCCAACAGTGTTCCAATAATGATACGCACCATATTATAAAGGAAACCATTTCCTTTAAAGCTAAAAATAAGCATATCGCCATCTTCCACTAGTTCCATTGACGTAATAGTCCTTACCTTATCTTCCTTGTCCGTCTTCATGGAGCAAAAGCTTGTGAAGTCATGTTCTCCAATAAAATATCCAGTAGCATCACGAATTGCCTCGATATCCAATTTATATGGATAATAATAAGCATGGTTACGCTTGAATGGATCTCTTCTTTCAGAGAGATGGATAAAATAACGGTATTCCTTGCCCGTTACATTGTATCTTGCATGGAAGTCCAAATTTACTGGTTCTATGGTGGAAAATACAATATCATGGGGCAGCAGTGCATTTATTGCAAGCTCCCACTTTCCAGCAGGTATATCCAGATCTGAATCAAAATGGATGACTTGTCCTTTTGCATGGACGCCCGCATCTGTACGGCCTGACGCTTGAATCTTTATTTCACTGCCTTTATGGAGCTTTTTTAAAGCTTTTTCTATTTCACCTTGAACAGTACGGTCTCTTGGCTGAAGCTGAAAACCACAGTATTCTGTGCCATCGTAGCTGACTATCCCTTTATATCTTTGCATCACTTTTCTCCATTATGATTTAAATACAAGCAGCAAAACTGCTACAAGTACTAATAATACTATCATGATACTATCCGATTGCTTCCAAACTAGCTGACGATATTTCGTTCTGCCCTCTCCACCTTGGTAGCCTCTCGCTTCCATAGCAGTAGCCAACTCCTCGGCTCTCTTGAAGGCATTGACAAAAAGCGGAATTAACAATGGAACAATTGCTTTTATTCTGCTTTGAATAGGACCACTCGAAAATTCCACCCCTCTTGCCATCTGCGCCTTCATTATCTTCTCCGTTTCATCCATGAGTGTTGGGATGAAGCGTAAAGATATGGACATCATTAAGGCAAGTTCATGGACTGGAAAACGAATCTTTTTCAGAGGTCCCAGCAATGTCTCCAATGCATCAGTCAGCTCAATTGGTGTTGTCGTTAATGTCAGCAAGGAAGTCATGATTATAAGCAGAAAGAAGCGTAGTGAGATGAGTATCCCCATCCTTAGTCCTTCTGAATAAATTTTTATCCAACCGTATTCAAATAATAGGCTGCCATCTTTAGTAAAAAACAAATGAAGACAGAAAGTGAATAATATAAGCCAAAGTATTGGCTTTAATCCTAGATAAATATATTTAAAAGGAACCTTTGACAACATAATCATCAAACCTACATAAGCAGCAAGTATAAAATAAGTGGCTGCATTGTTGGCCAGGAAAACAATACATATAAATAAAAATACAATTATAAGCTTTGAACGAGGATCCATTCTGTGCAGAAGTGAGTCAATCGGAACAAAACGACCTATTATCATTTTCCCCATCATTGATGATCCTCATTTTTCTTTAAGTAATCCGCTAGTTCCATAATAAATGTCTCCATATTTAAATGCACTTTATCAAGTTTAAAGCCAAGCTGTGATTCTAATTTCCTTTGAAATCTAACTATATCAGGAACATTCAATCCAATTTGCACTAAATCTTCGCTTTCCGAGAATATTTCCTCAGCAGTTCCTTCTCTATAAACATTACCTTTATTCATAATGACGATTTTGTCTGCATACAATGCTGCATCCTCCATACTATGTGTAACCAGTATAGTCGTCAGGTTTCGTTCTTTATGCAGTCTATAGAACATTTCCATGATTTCTTTTCTGCCTCTTGGGTCTAGACCTGCAGTTGGCTCATCTAAAACAAGCACCTCAGGCTCCATAGCCAGAACACCGGCAATTGCCACACGTCTCATTTGCCCGCCTGACAGATCAAATGGAGATTTGTTCAAATAGTCTTCCGAAAGTCCTACTTCCTTTAAAGCCCGTTTAGCTCTGATTTTTGCCTCTTCCTCTTTTACTCCAAAGTTCATTGGTCCAAAGCAGATATCTTTTTCTACTGTTTCCTCGAATAACTGGCTTTCTGGAAACTGAAAAACAATTCCTACCTTTTGGCGAATTGGAGCAAGGTTCTTGTTCTTACGGCCAGCTTCTATTAACCTGTCACCTATTGCAACACTTCCACTAGTGGGTGTTAACAAGGCATTCAAATGCTGAAGAATTGTGGATTTTCCAGAGCCTGTATGACCAATGATAGCCATATAAGAACCTGAGGTTATATTTATGTCCACATTCTCAATTGCCAATCTTTCAAACGGTGTATTCTCTTGATAACGATAGGCTACTTTTTGAAGTGAGATGTCCATAGCTCAGTCACCAACTCTTCTTCTGTCAATGTTATTTTGTCTACCTTTATCCCCTGCGCTTCAAGACCACTTCTTAGTCTTATGGCAAATGGGATATCAAGTCCGATTTCAATTAGTTCCTTCTCTAACTGGAAAATTTCAGAGGGCTTACCCTCCTGATAAACCTGCCCTTTATTCATGATGATAATCCGGTCTGCTCTTGCTGCTTCATCAAGGTCATGGGTGATAGAGATTACAGTCATATTTTCCTGCTTCAGCTCTTTTATTAAGTCAAGCACTTCCTGTCTCCCCTGAGGATCAAGCATAGACGTCGCTTCATCAAGAACAATAATGCTTGGTTTCAAAGCAATAACACCAGCAATTGCTACACGTTGTTTTTGTCCACCTGATAGATGGTGCGGCTCTTGATCAAGAAAAGATAGCATATTAACTTTTTCTAAAGAAGCTTCCACCCGTTTATGCATTTCCTCTCTAGGGATAGCATTGTTTTCTAACCCAAAAGCCACATCATCTTTAACTGTTGTCCCTACAAATTGATTATCAGGGTTTTGAAAAACCATACCTACTCTTTTTCTCGCATCCCAAACTGTTTCTTCTGATATGACTATGTCTCCAATGCGGATAGATCCTTCTTTTGTGAAATACAACCCGTTTAATAGCTTAGCAAGTGTTGATTTTCCTGAACCATTATGACCGACGATAGCTACCCATTCTCCCTCCTTAATTTGGAAGGAAACGTTATCTAGTGCCTTTGTCTGCTGATCTTCATACATAAAGGATAAGGAGTCGACTGATACCAAAACTTTATGGTTCATATAATACCCCACTCATTTTTCTTTTGCCAAAAAGAAAACTCGCCTTACGGGCGAGCTCTGAATTGGTTCTACATAAGATATAAATTTGAAGTAAATACCTATGTCCCTGAATACAGGAAATGTTGTAAATGAATCTTATGATATTCCTATTCTCGCACCCTGAATGCTTCTGTTAAAAACGAAAAAAGCCCGCACCTCCAATTCGACCTGAATTGCAGAGGTGCTAGAGCTAGACGAGACATTTGTTCTTTATTCTTTCCTAATGCTCATCGTAACACTCTGTTTTGGCTTGATAGCATATAGAATGAGACTACTAAAGAAAAAGGGTACTTGAACAAGTTTCATAGCAATATAAACTGTCCGGCACCCTATGTTCCTTAAATCTCTATTATACTAACTCGATAATTACCATTGGTGCACCGTCTCCGCGACGAGGTCCCATTTTCATGATACGTGTGTATCCACCTTGACGTTCAGTGTAACGAGCAGCGATGTCGCTGAACAATTTTTGAACAGCATCTTGGTTTTCTTCAACGTTAGCAACTTCATTACGTACGTAAGCAGCAGCTTGACGACGTGCATGAAGATCTCCACGTTTACCAAGTGTAATCATTTTTTCTACAACAGAACGAAGTTCTTTTGCACGAGCTTCAGTTGTTTCAATGCGCTCGTTGATGATTAAGTCTGTTGTTAAGTCACGTAACATAGCTTTACGCTGTGCGCTAGTGCGTCCTAACTTTCTGTAACCCATGTGTGATTCCCTCCTTTTGTTGTTATTCAAGCAGCTGGGTAATCAAAAACGGCTGTTTATCAGTCGTCTTTTCTTAGGCCTAAACCTAGTTCTTCCAGTTTATGCTTAACTTCTTCCAGAGATTTTCTACCAAGATTTCGAACCTTCATCATATCTTCTTCTGTCTTATTAGCCAATTCTTGCACTGTGTTAATTCCAGCACGTTTTAGGCAGTTATAAGAACGAACAGATAAATCAAGCTCTTCAATCGTCATCTCAAGAACTTTTTCTTTTTGATCTTCTTCTTTTTCTACCATTATCTCAGCATTTTGTGCTTCATCAGTTAAACCAACGAAGATGTTTAAATGCTCTGTCAAAATCTTTGCACCAAGTGCAATAGCATCTTGAGGACCTGTACTACCGTCAGTCCAAACGTCAAATGTTAGTTTATCATAATTAGTCAATTGACCAACACGAGTATTCTCAACTTGATAATTCACTCTAGAAACTGGAGTAAAGATAGAATCAATTGGAATTACTCCAATAGGTTGATCCTCACGTTTGTTTTGTTCAGCAGGTGTGTAACCACGACCACGCTTTGCAGTTAAACGCATGCGAAGATTTCCGTTGCTGCCCAATGTAGCGATATGAAGATCTGGATTCAAGATCTCTACATCACTATCATGAGTGATGTCCGCTGCAGTGACAACTCCTTCACCTTGCATATCAATCTCTAAAGTCTTTTCATCATCAGAGTAGATTTTAAGTGCCAGTTTTTTGATGTTCAATATGATAGATGTTACATCTTCCACGACGCCTTCAATTGTTGAGAACTCATGAAGTACCCCATCAATTTGAATGGATGTGATAGCGGCACCAGGAAGTGAGGATAATAGAATACGACGTAAGGAGTTACCCAAAGTAGTACCATATCCACGCTCAAGTGGCTCTACGACGAATTTGCCGTATTTGGCATCATCGTTGATCTCAACCGTTTCGATTTTTGGTTTTTCTATTTCGATCATCAAAATATACCCTCCTTCAAAACGTCGAAACCCCGGCTATATTAGTAACCGAAATTCCCCATGTTTACGTTCCCGCTTTGTGCACAACAACTGGGTTAATAATTCTGTACGGGCTTTTAAAAAGTTTTAATCAAATCCCAGTATAGACAAGGATAAATGATTTTATACAGAAAAATTAAACGCGGCGACGTTTAGGTGGTCGGCAGCCATTATGAGGAACTGGAGTTACGTCTCTGATAGCAGTAACTTCAAGGCCTGCAGCTTGAAGAGCACGGATTGCAGCTTCACGACCAGCACCTGGTCCTTTTACAGTTACTTCAAGAGTTTTCATGCCATGTTCCATTGATGTTTTAGCAGCAGTTTCAGCAGCCATTTGAGCAGCGAAAGGAGTAGATTTACGAGAACCTCTAAATCCTAGAGCTCCTGCACTTGACCAAGAAAGAGCATTACCATGTACATCAGTGATTGTTACGATTGTGTTATTGAATGTTGAACGAATGTGTGCAATACCAGATTCGATATTCTTTTTCACACGACGTTTACGAGTATTCGTTTTACGTGCCATTTAAAGTACCTCCTTTACGGATTATTTTTTCTTGTTAGCTACAGTCTTACGAGGACCTTTGCGTGTACGAGCGTTGTTTTTCGTGTTTTGTCCGCGAACTGGAAGACCACGGCGGTGACGAAGACCACGGTAGCAACCGATCTCCATTAGACGTTTAATGTTAAGTGAAACTTCACGACGAAGGTCACCTTCAACTTTTAATTTGTCAATGATATCACGGATTTTGTTAAGTTCATCTTCCGTTAAGTCACGAACACGAGTATCTTCAGAAACACCAGCTTCTGCTAATACTTTTTGTGCAGTAATTTTTCCGATACCAAAAATGTATGTTAAAGATATTACTACGCGTTTTTCACGTGGAATATCCACACCAGCAATACGTGCCATCTATATGCGCACCTCCTTATAATTAACCTTGTTTTTGTTTATGTTTAGGGTTTTCACAGATAACCATAACTTTCCCACGTCTGCGGATAACTTTGCATTTTTCGCAGATAGGTTTAACAGATGGTCTAACTTTCATTATCCTAACCTCCTTGATAGTACGGAGTGCAATCAGATTATTTAAAGCGGTAAGTAATTCTTCCGCGAGTCAAGTCATATGGAGATAACTCAACCGTTACTTTATCACCAGGTAAAATACGAATAAAATGCATGCGGATTTTACCAGAAACGTGAGCCAATACAGTATGACCATTTTCTAATTCTACCTTAAACATGGCGTTCGGCAAAGTTTCAGTGATTGTGCCTTCAATTTCGATTACATCGTCTTTAGCCATCGAATAAATTCTCCCTTCATTTTAAAATGCGAAATACTTAAAACTAACTATAGCAAAGTGTAGTTCTTCTCTTTTGTAACACGATCGGTGTACATCAACTACTCTGAACTGCTCTATAATATACTAATTTGTCATATAACTGCAACTAATAGATTATAACATAATGTTACACACACGTCGCTATTAATAACAAATTAATAATAAAAATTATAAACTTCCATCAGAATCGACCAATGTGACCACCAACACAGCTAATACTCGTTTAAATGAACTGCCATAAAGCTATATTATATGAAATATTTCTCGCAAACAGTACGATAGAAACAAATAGCCAGTGCTAACTGCGGCGTTTCATCATTTATCGTAATTTCCGCAAAAAAATAAAGTTAAAGCTTCTTCAAGAGTCTAACCGTATTCTTTGCATCACATACACAATTGCTTGATGAATTGCCGTTAAGATCTTCGCATTCCGATATTAAAGAGGAATTACCGATAGCGCACACCTGGTCCAATACCTTATGTCCATAATAGAAAGAATAATAGTTACCTTCTTCACTACTAGATAAAAAAGCAATTCAAGCGGAGCTACCATGAAATCCAAAATACTCTGCACCAATTATCTTAAATTGATTATTCTTCTAACTCACATAAACAGAACAAAGTTCATATTTATGCTTTACTTGTTACAGATATAACCATAGGAATTATTATACCTTTTGAAAAAAGGAAATGCATCATGTTTAGGAATAAACTCCTTAGCCATTTCATCCCAATTCTTCTATTTGATTCTCTGATTTTAGTCCATGCTAGAACAGATTAGTCTAAGCAAAAGTGTTTTATGAATTAAGGATTACTTTAAAGTACTTAGTAATTCATCCAAATCTGAAAATACTTTCGAAATATCTTGTTGGCCATTGATGTTTTTCAGATAGCCTTTTGACTCATAAAAATCAAGTAATGGTTGAGATTGTTTGATGTTAACATCCAAACGGTTTTTAACAGTAGCTTCGTTATCATCTGCACGTTGATATAACTCTCCGCCACAGCGATCACATGTTTCTGAATTAGCCGGCGGGTTGAACACTAAATGATAAGTGGCCCCACAGCTTTTACAGATACGGCGTCCTGTTAGTCTTTCCATTAATATTTCTTGATCAACTTGAACATTGATCACATAATCAAGTTTTTTTACTAAATCAGACAAAATGGATTCTAAAGCTTCAGCTTGTGGAACAGTACGAGGGAATCCGTCTAGAAGAAAACCCTTTTCACAGTCATCCTTACTAAGTCTTTCGCGAACAATACCAATTGTAACTTCATCTGGTACTAATTCACCTTTATCCATAAATGATTTTGCTTTTAGTCCAAGCTCTGTCTCATCTTTCATTGCAGCACGAAACATATCACCAGTTGAGATATGAGGGATGCCATATTTCTCGACAATCTTCTCGGCTTGTGTACCTTTGCCTGCGCCAGGGAGCCCCATTAAGACTAAATTCATGCGTATTCCCCCCTAAATAAAGTCTTGCACATATAATTCAAGGGACAAGCAGTCCCCTAAATTAATTTATTTAATAAATCCTTTATAGTGACGTTTAACTAGCTGTGATTCAAGCTGTTTCATTGTTTCCAGTGCAACACCGACAACGATGAGTAAACTAGTTCCCCCAATTTGAGCAGATTGCGGCAAGCCAGCAATATTGATAAAGAAAACTGGAAGAATAGCTATAACAGCTAAGAATAATGC is part of the Niallia taxi genome and harbors:
- the rplM gene encoding 50S ribosomal protein L13 encodes the protein MRTTFMANSNTVDRKWYVIDAEGKTLGRLASEVASILRGKHKPTFTPHVDTGDHVILLNASKIELTGKKLTDKIYYRHTMHPGGLKQRTALEMRTNYPEKMLELAIKGMLPKNSLGRQIFKKLHVYAGSEHPHQAQQPEVYELRG
- a CDS encoding energy-coupling factor ABC transporter ATP-binding protein, giving the protein MDISLQKVAYRYQENTPFERLAIENVDINITSGSYMAIIGHTGSGKSTILQHLNALLTPTSGSVAIGDRLIEAGRKNKNLAPIRQKVGIVFQFPESQLFEETVEKDICFGPMNFGVKEEEAKIRAKRALKEVGLSEDYLNKSPFDLSGGQMRRVAIAGVLAMEPEVLVLDEPTAGLDPRGRKEIMEMFYRLHKERNLTTILVTHSMEDAALYADKIVIMNKGNVYREGTAEEIFSESEDLVQIGLNVPDIVRFQRKLESQLGFKLDKVHLNMETFIMELADYLKKNEDHQ
- a CDS encoding energy-coupling factor ABC transporter ATP-binding protein, whose translation is MNHKVLVSVDSLSFMYEDQQTKALDNVSFQIKEGEWVAIVGHNGSGKSTLAKLLNGLYFTKEGSIRIGDIVISEETVWDARKRVGMVFQNPDNQFVGTTVKDDVAFGLENNAIPREEMHKRVEASLEKVNMLSFLDQEPHHLSGGQKQRVAIAGVIALKPSIIVLDEATSMLDPQGRQEVLDLIKELKQENMTVISITHDLDEAARADRIIIMNKGQVYQEGKPSEIFQLEKELIEIGLDIPFAIRLRSGLEAQGIKVDKITLTEEELVTELWTSHFKK
- a CDS encoding PH domain-containing protein, yielding MYSKIEEPKKSISEKAMKVWRISETIINVGILVVLGVLYYLDDYFEWTYWIGWIILGLIGLTVLSAIWGIIIEPSLKQKYWRYDVDEEFIQLKSGIWKKQHQLIPMTKVQSVELVQGPLLRKYKLYSISVGTMGSSHQIPAIPEEEALELRNQIAHYAKIKEVE
- a CDS encoding LamG-like jellyroll fold domain-containing protein is translated as MRKSNLRLLLTATLALVLTIPSAAFAEKTNQTNLASAKPAIPDYQDVSVHDPSIVKDGDTYYVFGSHIEAAKSDDLINWETFTNGYTTPNNKIYGDLSKNLAGSFKWAGEDDSDSKGGFAVWAPDVFWNKNYVNKDGSKGAYMIYYSASSTYIRSAIGYAVSQDIDGPYEYVDTIVYSGFTKESAKDANSNVDKKWVNTNIQGLINSGNLKSENDNWFNSDGSYNNNLYPNAIDANVFTAADGKLWMTYGSWSGGIYLLEIDKKTGKPIYPEKDGKTKDGRMIDRYFGTKIAGGFYKSGEGPYIVYDKNTKYYYLYVTYGWLGADGGYNMRLFRSKSPDGPYVDASGQSAVLPGNVDNSPYGNKVMGNFLFERRIGDPGTGIGVGYVSPGHNSAFIDSETGQHFLVFHSRFPQAGEMHEVRVHQMFMNSEGWPLAAPYRYSGEKLEKVNKQALIGQYQFINHGKTYSGDITESVYIELTKNGKIIGDVTGTWKKTSHNEAEIKIDDNTYNGVFVRQWDEVSKSYVMAFTAMSNEGVTIWGSKMEDKTDKEIVQDVKTDLNLGDTANVVSNISLPTEGTRHTTITWKTSDSNVISATGAITRPEAGAASKDATLTATITKGKFTTTKNFVITVLPYKENGLAAQYSFEGNLNDSNAQFDSGIITGNRIDNTGGTISYADGVNGGKAAKFDGASGIRLPNGLISSDSYSVSLWIKPEQLTQYTTTFFGARDSNNWISLLPYGTGNGSTEVWSGSSTWYDASVGSQIKTGEWTHLAFTVDNDAISVYVNGIEKYKGTGFPNIFTTANASFSLGVNWWDSPFKGFMDELKIYDGSLTAEEISKLAQENK
- the rpsI gene encoding 30S ribosomal protein S9, translating into MAQVQYIGTGRRKSSVARVRLVPGDGQIIINGREIENYIPFAALREVVKQPLVATETTGSYNILVNVNGGGYTGQAGAIRHGIARALLQADPEYRPTLKRAGLLTRDARMKERKKYGLKGARRAPQFSKR
- a CDS encoding energy-coupling factor transporter transmembrane component T family protein — protein: MMGKMIIGRFVPIDSLLHRMDPRSKLIIVFLFICIVFLANNAATYFILAAYVGLMIMLSKVPFKYIYLGLKPILWLILFTFCLHLFFTKDGSLLFEYGWIKIYSEGLRMGILISLRFFLLIIMTSLLTLTTTPIELTDALETLLGPLKKIRFPVHELALMMSISLRFIPTLMDETEKIMKAQMARGVEFSSGPIQSRIKAIVPLLIPLFVNAFKRAEELATAMEARGYQGGEGRTKYRQLVWKQSDSIMIVLLVLVAVLLLVFKS
- the rplQ gene encoding 50S ribosomal protein L17; translation: MGYRKLGRTSAQRKAMLRDLTTDLIINERIETTEARAKELRSVVEKMITLGKRGDLHARRQAAAYVRNEVANVEENQDAVQKLFSDIAARYTERQGGYTRIMKMGPRRGDGAPMVIIELV
- the truA gene encoding tRNA pseudouridine(38-40) synthase TruA, which translates into the protein MQRYKGIVSYDGTEYCGFQLQPRDRTVQGEIEKALKKLHKGSEIKIQASGRTDAGVHAKGQVIHFDSDLDIPAGKWELAINALLPHDIVFSTIEPVNLDFHARYNVTGKEYRYFIHLSERRDPFKRNHAYYYPYKLDIEAIRDATGYFIGEHDFTSFCSMKTDKEDKVRTITSMELVEDGDMLIFSFKGNGFLYNMVRIIIGTLLDVGRGKRKPESIKAILTKKDRKAAGKTASANGLYLWKVYY